From the genome of Aquipuribacter hungaricus:
GACCGCCGGAGCCCGCGCTGGGCGTGGGTGAGCACCGGCGCGCTGGCCGCGACCGCGCTGTGGGTCGCCACGTCGCTGGCGCTGTTCGCGTACGTCCGCGACCTCGGCACGTACGAGACGACGTACGGCTCCCTGGCAGGGGTGGCGATCAGCATGCTCTGGCTCTGGCTGACGGTGCTCCTGGTCCTGCTCGGGGCGGCGCTCAACGCCGAGGCCGAGCGGCAGACCGTGCGGGACTCCACCGTCGGTCAGGACCGGCCCATGGGGGAGCGGGGTGCCGTCGTGGCCGACACGGTCGTCACGTCGGTCGTCGACCTGGCTGCCGCCGAGACCGCCGGCCAGGCTCGACGGACCACCGGTGGGACGGGCTCGCCGGCCTAGCCGGACAGACCGGCCGCGTGGTCGGGGACGAGCCGCTGGCTCTCCCTGGCGGGGCGGCGGTACCCGCCCGACGGCGGGCGGGCGGGCAGCTCGAGGACCGGAGCCTCGACCCGCTCGTAGTCGATGCTCCCGAGCAGGTGGGCGATCATGTTCAGCCGGGAGCGGCGCTTGTCGTCGGAGTCGACGACCCACCACGGTGCCTCGGGGATGTCGGTGTGCACGAGCATCTCGTCCTTGGCCCGGGAGTAGTCCTCCCAGTGCGCGACCGAGTCCAGGTCGGTGCCGGACAGCTTCCACCGGCGCATCGGGTCCTCCAGCCGGGACCGGAAGCGCGCCTCCTGCTCACCGTCGCTCACGGAGAACCAGTACTTGCGCAGGAGGATGCCGTCCTCGACCAGGAGCCGCTCGAACAGGGGGCACTGGTGGAGGAAGCGCCGGTGCTCCGCCTCGGTGCAGAACCCCATGACCCGCTCCACGCCGGCGCGGTTGTACCAGGACCGGTCCATGAGGACGATCTCGCCGGCGGCCGGCAGGTGCTGCACGTAGCGCTGGAAGTACCACTGGCTGCGCTCCCGGTCGGTGGGGGCCGGCAGGGCGACGATGCGGGCCACCCGCGGGTTGAGGTACTCGGCCACCCGCTTGATCGCGCTGCCCTTGCCCGCGGCGTCGCGGCCCTCGAACACCACGACCACCCGGGCGCCGGAGCGGCGGACCCACTCCTGCATGGTGACCAGCTCCGCCTGCAGCCGCAGGAGCTCCGTCTCGTAGACCTTGCGCGGGACCCGCCCGGATGCGCCCATGCCTGAGGCTACGGCCCCTATCCTCGTGGCGGACGAGTCGGCCGGGCGACCGCGTCGGGCCTCCGGGCCCGCCGAGGAAAGTCCGGGCTCCACAGGGCGAGGTGGTGGGTAACGCCCACCCGGGGTGACCCGCGGGACAGTGCCACAGAGAGAAGACCGCCGACGGACCGGGCGACCGGGACGGCGGTAAGGGTGAAAGGGTGGTGCAAGAGACCACCAGCGTGCCGGGTGACCGGTGCGGCTAGGTAAACCCCACCTGGAGCAAGGTCAGACAGGACGCGCCCGAGGGCTGCCCGCCCGATGCGTCCGGGTAGACCGCAGGAGGGCGTCGGCGACGGCGCTCGTAGATGGATGGTCGCCGCCGGCGCGAGAGCGTCGGTACAGAACCCGGCTTACAGGCCGGCTCGTCCCCTCAGGCCCCTGTCGCATGCGGCCTGGCCCTCCGGCCGGACCGGCGCCGCCCGAGCGCGCCGGCCGCAACCTGGCCGGTGGCGAGGCCGAGGACGGCCACCATCAGCACCCAGCCCGACGCCCGGTACTCGCTGTCCGTGAGGCCGTCCCGATGGACGACGGCGAGGCTGGCCCAGAACGCGCCCACGAGGGCCAGCATCAACGGCAGCCCCCTCCGTGCGGGCAGCACCAGGTGGGCCGTGGTCACGACTGCCGTGACGACCAGCACCCCGAGCAGGACCATCTGCGGCATGCCGGTCACCCTGGCACGGTGACCAGGGCGTCGGTCGGTTCCCGGACCACGTCAGTATCGGATGACCTCGGCGGGCGCGCTGACGGGTGCTCCTCGGGTCGGCTTGGGCCGTTCCGCTGACAGCCGTCGCGGCCAGGAGCAGGATGTGACGCGGCGTGATGTCCGTCACGCCCCGTCATCCCCGGGGAGCTCACCATGCGTCGTCCTGCAGCACTCGTCACCGCCGCCGTCCTCGCCGTCGGCGCCTTCTCGTTCGCGTCGCCGGCCTCGGCCGACCACATCGTCACCATCACGCAGGCCGGCTGCGGGGCTGGGGTGTTCACGGGCGGGTTCCCGACGGACGTCTCGACGTCCAGGGTGAGCATCCGGCGCGACGGGAACGTCGTGAAGGCCACGTGCATCTTCAGCGACCTGCCCAAGGAGTACTACAACGAGGAGGTCGGTTTCCTCTGGACCCGGGTGACGACGACGACGACGATCCCCGTCACGGGGTGCGCGCTGTCGCTCGACCCGTCGGACCCCATCGGGGTCATGGGCGAGGGCACCGCGACCTTCACCGCGGGCGGCGCCGCCAAGGCGGTCTGCGTGTTCGAGCTGCCCGCGGGCGCCTGACCCGGCAGGCCAGGACGGGCTGCGGCTGGGGCGGTCGTTTCCGGACGGTCGCCCCGGGGTAGCGCACGGGCGATGGACCTCCTCGCCCCGCCCGCCGCCCTGACCGCCACGCTGTCGCACCGCGTCGCCCGCCTGCGGGGCGCGGCCGCTCTCCACCCGCGCGGTGTCGTCCAGCACTGCACCCTGCAGGTGCCCGGAGGCGCCGGGACGGGCTGCGGGCTGCTCGACGAGCCCGGGACGCACACCGGCGTGGTGCGGCTGTCGCGCAGCGCGGGCCTGCCGACGTGGCTGCCGGACGTCGGTGGCGTCGCCGTGCGGCTGCCCGGGCTGGGCGCGGGGGGCCACCCGCTCGACCTGCTGTTCAGCACGGCGTGGCGATGGGTGTTCGTGCCGAGCTCGCTGAGCCGGACCTGCTCCTCTCTCGTCACCTTCCGGACGGGGACCGGTCGCGCGCTGCTGCTCGGTGCCCGGCCGGCGGACGACGGCTTCGACATGCTCATGGCCACGCCCGCGGGACCGTGGCGGACCTGGGGCCGGCTGGTCGTGGGGTGCGCGCCGAGGACCAGGACCTGCGCTGCGAGCCCGCCCGCGGGGCCGACGACCTGGTCCCGTCCGCCTACCTGCGCCGGCTCCGGGCGTGGAGCTACGCCGCCTCGCAGCGCGGCCGCACCCGGCAGGGCTGAGCGCAGGCACGAGGGCTGAGGCCCGGGCACGACGGAGGGCTGCCGACCGCGCAGGTCGGCAGCCCTCGGTCGTGCTCGTGCTGCCGGGCGTCAGGCGCGGCCCGGCAGCTCCCGGTCAGTAGACGTCGACCGCGTCCAGCTCGGCGAAGAACGTGTCGTGCGTGAGGGTGACGGTGTTGACGCCCTTGCGCAGCAGCACGGTGTGCTCGACGGTCGTCCAGTTGCCCCAGCGGGTGAAGGGGTACGTGACGGTGCCGGCGGGACGCCCGTTGACGGTGACGTCCTGGGTCGACTCGATCGGCCAGCCGCCGCGCTCCGAGCCGTTCGACATGCGGATCCCCAGCGTGGCGGGACCGCCCTTGTCGGCGACGACGGTGAAGGTCACGGAGCTGTCGTCGAAGTCCAGGCCGCCGACGACGGCGCCGCCGGAGGCGCTGCCGTCCCCGCGGACGCGGGCGTTCGAGATGACGCCGGCCTCGGCCTCGTAGCGCACGGCCGTGGTCGGGTCGGACGGCGGGCTGTTGACCGGGGCGAGCCGGCGACCCTCGTACAGGTCGACGGCGTCGATCTCGGCGAAGCCGGACACCCGGGTGAGCGTGATGGTGTTGAGGCCCTCGCGCAGCCGCACCTGCTGCTCGAGCGTCTGCCAGTTGCCCCACGTGGTGTGGGCGAAGGTCACCAGGCCGGCGTCGCGCCCGTTGACGGTGAGGGAGTCGGTCGCCGTGAGGCGGCCGCCGGGGCCCTCGGTGCCGTTGGTGTAGCGGATGCCGATGACGGCGGGGCCGGCCTGCTCCGCGTCCACCGTGACGGTGACGGAGCTGGTGGCGAAGTCCATGCCGCCGACCTTGGCGCCGCCGGAGGCCGCGGTGTCGCCGACGACGCGGGCGTCGACGACCACGCCGTCCTCGGCCTGGTACCGCTCGGAGGCCTCGACCACCGACGGCACGCCGTCGACGAAGACGAGCTCGCTGGTGTAGACCGCGCGGTAGCTGTAGGTCGGGTCCCAGCCGTGGAACACGATGGAGTACCCGCCGTCAGGGTTCACGACGATGTCCTGCCCACCGGGGCCGCGGACGTCGCCGGAGAACCGGTCGGTCGTCATGAGCTCCGTGGTGGCCTTCGTCCACGGGCCGGTGAGGCTGTCGGACGTGGCGTAGGAGGTGCGGTACCCGCCGCCGCCGAAGTCGTTGGCCGAGTAGAACAGGTAGTACGTGCCGTCCACCTCGAGCAGGGTCGGCGCCTCGACGACCGCGCCCTCGTAGGGCAGGTCA
Proteins encoded in this window:
- a CDS encoding family 43 glycosylhydrolase: MAHATTHVHAKVMGVLLAIGLLTPATAAVAAPGGPALGTPAPAPVIEPVIDANAPDPDVLLVDGVYHAYATNSGGENVQHFTSTDLETWTDEGDVAPTLGDWVAEGCSFGPGGVTDRCIWAPEVSEVEGGYALYYTARDSLAPRQCIGVSLSDSPDGPFLPVGTDPLVCPDGARGTVDLGGAIDAGTYTEDGRLYLLWKADGNCCPDKTAIIYLQELSLDGTTLTGDPVELIRRDLPYEGAVVEAPTLLEVDGTYYLFYSANDFGGGGYRTSYATSDSLTGPWTKATTELMTTDRFSGDVRGPGGQDIVVNPDGGYSIVFHGWDPTYSYRAVYTSELVFVDGVPSVVEASERYQAEDGVVVDARVVGDTAASGGAKVGGMDFATSSVTVTVDAEQAGPAVIGIRYTNGTEGPGGRLTATDSLTVNGRDAGLVTFAHTTWGNWQTLEQQVRLREGLNTITLTRVSGFAEIDAVDLYEGRRLAPVNSPPSDPTTAVRYEAEAGVISNARVRGDGSASGGAVVGGLDFDDSSVTFTVVADKGGPATLGIRMSNGSERGGWPIESTQDVTVNGRPAGTVTYPFTRWGNWTTVEHTVLLRKGVNTVTLTHDTFFAELDAVDVY
- the ppk2 gene encoding polyphosphate kinase 2; amino-acid sequence: MGASGRVPRKVYETELLRLQAELVTMQEWVRRSGARVVVVFEGRDAAGKGSAIKRVAEYLNPRVARIVALPAPTDRERSQWYFQRYVQHLPAAGEIVLMDRSWYNRAGVERVMGFCTEAEHRRFLHQCPLFERLLVEDGILLRKYWFSVSDGEQEARFRSRLEDPMRRWKLSGTDLDSVAHWEDYSRAKDEMLVHTDIPEAPWWVVDSDDKRRSRLNMIAHLLGSIDYERVEAPVLELPARPPSGGYRRPARESQRLVPDHAAGLSG